A stretch of the Thiomicrorhabdus xiamenensis genome encodes the following:
- a CDS encoding GAK system ATP-grasp enzyme — MTNLKIGVVGIPGKWSTEVLADEIEAKTGFRMVIDIEKVVADLSTPKVTYQGQCLCELDGIIIKKISQTYSPMVIDRLEILRFVESCGVKVYSKPSEIIRLVDRMSCTISLARAKIPMPKTCITEDHDAAFNTVKEFGEVVLKPLFSTKARGMEVIKADQKESEIRKQLQAFYHTHQFYYIQQKMNLPGHDMGLVFLGGEYQGAYARVANGDSWNTTIHSGGKYAEVKPSQEIIDMAQKAQAQFDLSYTTVDIAETDQGPVCFEVSAFGGFKGAKEGLNLNMAQAYTDYVIQDLQKSDAND; from the coding sequence GTGACTAATTTGAAAATTGGCGTTGTCGGTATTCCCGGCAAATGGTCAACCGAAGTCCTGGCCGACGAGATCGAAGCGAAAACCGGTTTCCGGATGGTCATCGATATCGAAAAAGTCGTCGCCGATCTCTCGACGCCGAAAGTCACCTATCAGGGGCAGTGCCTGTGCGAACTCGACGGCATTATTATCAAAAAGATCTCTCAGACCTACAGCCCGATGGTGATCGACCGTCTGGAAATTCTGCGTTTCGTCGAATCCTGCGGTGTGAAAGTCTATTCCAAACCGAGCGAGATCATCCGCCTGGTGGATCGCATGAGCTGCACCATCTCCCTGGCGCGGGCAAAAATCCCCATGCCGAAAACGTGTATTACCGAAGATCACGACGCCGCCTTCAATACCGTCAAAGAATTCGGTGAAGTGGTGCTCAAGCCGCTGTTTTCCACCAAGGCGCGCGGTATGGAAGTGATAAAGGCGGATCAGAAGGAGAGCGAAATCCGCAAACAACTGCAGGCGTTCTATCACACGCATCAGTTTTACTACATTCAGCAGAAAATGAATTTGCCCGGTCATGACATGGGGCTGGTTTTCCTCGGCGGCGAATATCAGGGCGCCTATGCCCGGGTCGCCAACGGCGACAGCTGGAACACTACCATTCACTCCGGAGGCAAATACGCCGAAGTGAAGCCGTCGCAGGAAATCATCGACATGGCCCAAAAAGCACAGGCGCAGTTTGACCTCTCCTATACCACGGTCGATATTGCCGAAACCGATCAGGGGCCGGTCTGTTTTGAAGTGTCTGCATTCGGAGGGTTCAAAGGCGCCAAAGAAGGATTGAACCTTAATATGGCGCAGGCCTACACTGATTACGTCATTCAGGATTTACAGAAAAGCGATGCCAATGATTAA
- a CDS encoding ATP-binding cassette domain-containing protein, with protein sequence MKRIVCQNLAYRIAKTELLEEINAEFQSGQINVILGQNGAGKSTLLSLVAKSLEPTEGEIFWHKEALSSISLQALALQRAVVEQQQGVQFDFTVRQLVSLGLEIQYSSELLEAYRHEGRFERCLQRIITICDLDNLLDRSILSLSGGEFKRAQLARALAQIWPLGDCEKRGEEMDFSGRWLLMDEWNAALDMRHQQCFAAMLRQWCRQGLGVIMVVHDLPLAMQLADRVLLLKQGQVVAEGEAKEVLQPLILQEALEMQLQSFHDESGQALYLPQF encoded by the coding sequence ATGAAACGAATCGTCTGTCAGAACCTCGCTTACCGAATCGCTAAAACGGAGTTGCTTGAAGAGATCAATGCCGAATTCCAGAGTGGGCAGATCAATGTCATTCTAGGGCAGAACGGCGCGGGAAAATCCACCTTGCTAAGCCTTGTGGCAAAAAGCCTCGAACCGACCGAGGGCGAGATTTTCTGGCACAAAGAGGCGCTGTCCAGTATCAGTCTACAGGCGCTTGCGCTGCAACGGGCCGTCGTCGAGCAGCAGCAAGGGGTGCAGTTTGATTTCACCGTCCGTCAACTCGTCAGTTTGGGATTGGAAATTCAGTACAGCAGTGAATTACTGGAAGCCTATCGGCATGAAGGGCGCTTCGAACGCTGTCTGCAGCGTATTATCACGATTTGCGACTTGGATAACCTGCTGGATCGTTCGATCTTGAGTCTGTCCGGCGGGGAGTTTAAACGGGCGCAGCTGGCGCGTGCTCTGGCGCAGATCTGGCCTCTTGGCGACTGTGAAAAGCGCGGCGAAGAAATGGATTTCAGCGGCAGGTGGCTGCTGATGGATGAGTGGAATGCCGCTCTGGATATGCGTCATCAGCAGTGTTTTGCGGCGATGTTACGTCAGTGGTGTAGACAGGGACTGGGCGTGATTATGGTAGTGCATGATCTGCCTTTGGCCATGCAGCTAGCCGATCGGGTACTTCTACTTAAACAGGGGCAGGTTGTCGCTGAGGGCGAAGCCAAAGAGGTCCTGCAACCGCTGATTCTGCAGGAAGCGTTGGAGATGCAGCTGCAGAGCTTTCATGACGAGAGCGGGCAGGCGCTGTATCTGCCGCAGTTCTGA
- a CDS encoding HprK-related kinase B: MPMINASLISELIASQPEVHSSCLEINLKDACYRVHSNSETLLQELADYFGNLSVWSDEDTNSDKTQTWETIFIFESSLAEELIAATDWQDWKREAGKSGRKDAVYDLDTAHGKLRLLYKVKTGMLFLQPARPTPEFPLMAFGPAEKHPNQIINFILTQYLNRHIRSNWLLGHAAGLQIKQQGVAIAGLSGGGKSTLMLHLLEEGEHFISNDRLLFKADAAEHMLMRGIPKQPRINPGTIVHNPRLHSLISEQQRSEFLAMPQEALRALEMKFDAPVDRLYWENCYVQERELDWIVILNWQAVSNERTQVHRTTLQESPHLIPALVKSPGPFYSDASGEFLKNGLIPNPLDYQQALGKVPVLELTGKIDFTEAKSLILDQLNQSSENL; this comes from the coding sequence ATGCCAATGATTAATGCGTCCCTGATTTCGGAATTGATTGCCAGCCAGCCTGAGGTGCACTCTTCCTGCCTGGAGATTAACCTTAAAGACGCCTGTTACCGAGTGCACAGCAACAGTGAAACTTTGTTGCAGGAGCTGGCCGACTATTTCGGTAATCTGTCCGTGTGGAGCGACGAGGACACGAATAGCGATAAGACGCAAACTTGGGAGACGATTTTTATCTTCGAATCGTCCCTTGCTGAAGAACTGATTGCCGCCACCGACTGGCAGGACTGGAAACGCGAAGCCGGCAAAAGCGGACGCAAAGATGCGGTTTATGATCTCGACACTGCGCACGGCAAACTGCGCCTGCTGTATAAGGTCAAAACCGGGATGCTGTTCCTGCAACCGGCCAGACCGACCCCGGAGTTTCCTCTTATGGCCTTCGGCCCTGCGGAAAAGCATCCCAACCAGATTATCAACTTTATTCTGACCCAGTATCTGAACCGGCATATTCGAAGCAACTGGCTGCTCGGGCACGCCGCAGGCTTGCAGATCAAACAACAGGGTGTCGCCATCGCCGGGCTCTCCGGCGGCGGTAAATCGACTCTGATGCTGCATCTTCTGGAAGAAGGTGAACACTTTATCAGTAATGACCGTCTGCTGTTTAAAGCGGATGCCGCAGAGCACATGCTGATGCGCGGCATCCCAAAGCAACCGCGAATCAACCCGGGCACAATTGTTCATAACCCGCGTCTGCACTCGCTGATTAGCGAACAGCAACGCAGCGAATTTCTCGCCATGCCACAGGAAGCACTGCGCGCTCTGGAGATGAAATTCGATGCCCCGGTAGACCGGCTGTATTGGGAAAACTGCTATGTTCAGGAGCGTGAACTGGACTGGATAGTGATTCTGAACTGGCAGGCGGTCAGCAATGAACGCACTCAAGTGCATCGCACAACTTTGCAGGAGTCGCCGCACCTGATCCCGGCACTGGTCAAAAGCCCCGGCCCTTTTTACAGCGACGCCTCGGGCGAATTTCTGAAAAACGGTCTGATTCCGAATCCCCTCGACTATCAGCAGGCTTTAGGCAAAGTACCGGTTCTGGAACTGACCGGCAAAATCGATTTCACCGAAGCCAAATCGTTAATACTCGACCAACTGAATCAGTCGTCAGAAAACCTGTAA